The Cryptomeria japonica chromosome 2, Sugi_1.0, whole genome shotgun sequence region tcggtgagaaatgttgttggagactactgctccaatccagcctcacaatgaatctcttattacaatttttagggcaccaacccaaggagaaccaacctctgcagtttatgggcaccaacccaaaggagctacaacccctgcactaagcaccaactcagtgatcacaatacattatattcaaatacaaaagtagtaatctagttacaagtgaatcttgtaacctctCAATACAATCATCCCTGCCAATAAAGTACCTCCTCTGCCTTACCAGTTCTCTGCTCATTCTGACTAAATCTTTAGCAACTCAACCACTATCTTGTTGGATCTCCTCTATCACTTTATGCTCTTGTCCTCTCACTGCTTCTGCTTACCAGTTTGGTCTCTATCGGTTTCATCTTCACTCAGCACACTGCCTCTTCTTTGCTAGTTTACCTTTATCTTGTCTAAGGCTATCTGTCACTGCCAGTTCTTTGCCATTCCTTCTTACTTGACTGGATTCCTCTGGTTCTTCATTCAACTTGCATTCATTCTCAAAAGCCTTCTCACAAGTTCTCCTTCTAATACTTAGACACTTAAGATCTTCGCCAAAAAGACAAACTGATTTCTTCACTCATAGAGGTATGCCAACACTCTATCTAACATAGTCTTCTCATGCAACACCATTCAATCAACAACATctcattgattttggcttgcatatttataaacaagttttcccaccaaaaattCAATTCAAACTTCAGtcagttagggtttcttcttcaaccccaaggcaaaccaaatccaatcagatctcatccaaTTTGATCTCCAAGACAACTGTTTGCACATCACCGCcattaacatgccttccaatacacgttttctaAACTTAACAAACACGACCCTATATCTTGACCTGTATCTTGTCAAAACACCATAAatatctcagttgtttccttctcaaagTCCTCCTGCAACTTGATTTTCCTTGCTTTGATCCAGGCGCCAACAACTCCCTAATCTTTCTTTGTCGTTCATTCTTCTCGAGCCGCACTCTTCTAATCCGATCCACAAATCACgggctccatattaaatgcacacttgtagaaacacctatccctacacgacacttcaccgacctctgcgagctttccacttcaactccacgtggcatccATGTCGATATCCACTTCAACAAAAATCTTTGTGTCAACTAGACTCGATCACCGACAATCAACACACAACCGATCCTTCCTTTCTATCGGTTCACTAACCCTGCccgtatctcacactttaccggttatCCTTCATGTCTGCATTTTGTTGATCTGCTGGTGGAAAACCTAAACCGGTCGCTAGACATGTCTATTCATAGCATGCTCCTtctcatcaaatagaagcacatcacttggcctctttgcttccttaccggTTCTCATAACCACCAGCAACCATTCCAATGACATCATGTTatcaaccttcaactgattccatctaAGGTATTTGTATGTCGGTTGCATACTCTTCTCTACAactgctccactttgccttcttcttcatcagcccGGACCAAATATCAAccgatttgtcaaagtgacaaacccatcacacttcatctGTTCCGACAACTCAACATGCCATCTCAGTCGGTCcaatgcatatccctgatttcatgcacttgaggcattcctttgatgcaccgatagatccggtgtgagccttcaaacacttgcctttatctcttctttcttatctcaaagaactatgatgcacaatttgcataataggagataagctccacttaccggtggtagtgAATCCTTATCATCTGCATCTTGCAATTCATTCATGTggtttccctatttgtgcaacatatcttcaaataagaacatgtgatccggtgtgggaacattcattgtcagtcatctcttcacatggtgactgcatttctatccagtgggagtcctgttgttttgtATCTacacagcataccggtgacctgtacatccttcttctcttgtgttgatgtgatttaggtagcattccacctcttcatcacaaacaacaactcaagcaccttgctcatcctgttTGTACATTGGTCATGAGCTTGccggttggcaactactcactgtcaacacaacacttaccggttgacatccttTCCATGTTGATGACAGACTgttttcatccacacaagtcaaacactaacttgtgtaccagtgacctcAGTGATCAttcatctgaatgacattctctcccttaccttatcggtgttctgcaacacaaggtgatatcaaagatatctcatcctgtactcctccatgacattgttgcacatacatctcttataccgctagtcatcctataccgattgacatcaatgccaacacaatgccaacaaagtaTGATCAAACATacttgatttctaaatttgagtgTAGAAGCAAGTATTGTTCTTATTATAATTCCTTTGTTTCTCTATGTTTTTGTGTGCGAATGATATGAATGGATGTAATGATTAATAAACATAACACCAAATCATGAATGTTCATGCATAGTCAACTTGGACTAAAGCATAAAATATGGATAGATTGATTCTAATTTTGAATTAAGTGGATCATTATTGCAGTTGCAAGGACAACCTAAGACTTGTGAACTTGACCTACATAAAACAACCAAGTTGTGTAAGTGTCTAGTAAGATTGGATTaatgatcaaaataaaaaaaaacaaggcAACCTCATAAGCACGAGATAAACAATGAGCCTATAACTAGATGCAAGCAAAACTAGATATGTAAACCTAACCATACAcaaaaatgcacaatttgtaattgTATAGATTTATCAAAATATTAAACCAAAATAaacatcaaattaaataaaaatagatcGAAAATAATTTTTACCAATGTACAATACGataactaataattaataattaaatatatcatataaataatataatatgacaaattattattttttacacAAATTATTGATATTATTTATGTCATTTTGTTTACAAATTGTTTTTAATACTTCAATACTATTTGTACAACCTAAATTAGATCTAAGATTGTCAACATAAATCATTATTGtatgaaactttttttttttttttaaaacacaaatcATTAGTATTTATTTGTATGACagaattttttttgacaaattgtctCTGTACTCCAAAACCATTTATAGAAGGTAAGTTAGGTCAAATCATCACAAATCAGCTCTCAAAATGAACCGTGCGTCTTTTTAAGTTGATGTTTGATATAGGTTACGGTTTTCTATGCGTCTTTTTAGTTGATATTTGATATATGCTAGGGTTTTCTATGCATCTTTTTAGTTGATGTTTTATATAGGTTAGGGTTTCCTATTCTTGCACACGAAGTCATTCAGGATTTATGGTTGCTTGTATACTTTTTGTGGACGAAGAGGACGTTAAGCCAGGAGAAGACATTTCAGTGCTTTCCTCGAGTTTCTTAACATGGAGGTGAAGACGAAAGGCATAAACCCTCTGTTTAAAGAGGTaatttctactcattctaaaaagCAATACAGTACCTCATCTCGTCACATCACCCATAAATTTAATGTCGTGCACTTCACTCAGTCCATTTATGTCCTCTGTAAATCGGGAAACACAATTAAGGTTTGGGACCTCTTCCGGTTGGCCCTAACTAAACGCCTTCATCCCGATGCCATATCCTTGACTCCGCTTTTGTGGGGTTTTGGAAATGACGGCGATCTCTGCATAATCATCTGCTCTCCTGCAGAACTGAAAGAGATGGAGGTACATCCAAATGTTATCATTTATAACACACTCACAAAGGCTTTGTGTAAATGTGATAAGATTGAGGAAGGGCATGGCCTCTTGCACAAAATGATGTATGCTCATTGTTTTGGTGGTATTGTTACATACAATCTGATAGATGGAATCTGCAAGTTTGGTATGATAAATGAAGCTTTTGTTTTAATAGCTGAAGTAATACAAGATGACCTTTCCACAAGTACTGTTACATACAGTACCCTAATAGATGGTCTCTGCAAGTTGGGTAAAGAAGGTGCTATTCAAAGATTAGTAGCCAAATTGTTACATGGTCACTGCTCTCAAGATAGTGTTGCATGTGCCACTCCGATTGATGGTCTTTGCAAAGTAGAAAGAGTAAATGAAGCTCTAGGATTTTTAGCTTAAATTATACAAAACGGCCATTTTTTTAACAGCTACACTTACACTAGCCTGATAGATGGCTTTTTCAAGACCGGAAAAACAGACAAAGTCTACAATTTGTTTGTACAAATGATGGAGTTTGGTCCTTTGCCCGATGAAGTGACATTTACTGCAGTTATTGATGGACTCTGCAAAGATGGCAGGATGGACAAAGCCTGGGATTGTTTCCATGATATGTTAAAAAATGGTGTACATGCAGTGGAAAAAGGCTCAAAAGTTGTTTAAAGAGATGCTAAGAAAAGGCTACTTCTCAAATGTTTTTAAGTGCAATGCTTTGATTGGTGGTTTATGTCAGAGTAACAGCGAAAGAAAAACAGTCACACTTCTTTCTGAGATGTAAAACAAGTGACATATTCCCAATGTAGTGACATGTAATATCTTCATATTTGTTATAGGCATGAACATGGCAAACGAGGTGTTACTGGAAATGGCAACAAAGGATTTGAAACCTAATGAAGTGACATACACCAAAGTCATTGATGGTCTGTGCAAGGCAGGAGTCAATTTATGACTGTTTGATCAATGCCCATTGCAAAATTGGTGAAATAGATAAAACTTTTAAGTGGTTGGCATTACTCCAATTGTTGTATACTATAACCTATATATAGTATATTGATTGATTTtattttgtaaggaaaacaaatttgatAGGGCTTTCTCAATGCTGAATGAGACGAGAGCAAAGGGTTTGATTCCAAATGTTGTCACGTATAATATATTCTTTTACATCTTGCGTGAAATACATGATCTTGAAAAAACTTTCTTGTTGATGCTTCAAATGAAAAAAAGAAGGCTGTGCTACATGTGATAAAACTGTTCAGATACTTGATTGGCTATTTAGTGCTGGTCAAATGAAAAAATTAAGATACTTTGTACATGATGATTCTTCTATTATATCTAGGGGAGCATTACTCTTCTGTCTTGGTATCATATCAAAATCATTCTTGGATATATATTTTAATTCAGAGTTAATCATGTAGAGAACCATATTTCTTTGCAAGGATGTGAAAGTCACTTAGATAATATTGGTGATAAAATTGTTCAGATACTTGATTGGCTATTTAGTGCTGGtcaaatgaaaaaattaaaagaCTATGTACATTATGATTCTTTTATTATATCTAGGGGAGCATAACTCTTCTGTCTTGGTATCATATCAAAATCATTCTTGGATATATATTTTAATTCAGAGTTAATCATGTAGAGAACCATATTTCTGTGCAAGGATGGGAAAGTTACTTAGATAATGTTGGTTATAGTATTTTTAGCTTCACAAATGTCAAATCACATATGATTGTTTGGAATGAAGCATAAGTGAATGTTTCCTTCTCATTATTGAAGATGACTTTTTATCAACAGGTTACAATGGTAAGCAATCTTGTAATTGTAGCTAAAAAATAATGAAAACTGTTAAACATTTCCATAGTTTCATACATAGTATGCAATTGTTTAGGGTTAGcataataaatctaatttataaagATAGTTGAGGTGGCGTCTTTCACTTTAAGGTCACTATTTTCGTAATATTGCAAAATGAGGCATCTACAGACAGAGTTATAACCAACCTAGAAACTgtagcagaactaaaatatgagttGTTAGTTGCGGCAATCCAGAGCTTTCAACTGCTTCAACTTTTCTTCCAAGATTTCTTCTGTCGACAATATCTTACTCTATGCTAACTTATTTAATATGAGGTGACAAAAGTAATATGACTTCTAATGAGCGAAATAGTATGCCTGAGTGAAGGTCAGTATCTCCAGTGAGGAAAAAAATTGTATTTACTGACATGGCTTGATTGTCTTTGTGCTTTTACTTGTAAAAAAGTTGATTGAACCAATTGATGGATCTGAGTAATTTTGGTATTCTTATATCATTCTTCTCCAGCAGCAGCCTATTGTGCCCATTCATACTATTTAATGTTCAACCTGTTTCACCCTCTTTGTTGGAGAGGAAATTTATAAAATCAAAACTTTGTTACATTTTCATAATCCTTTAGGGGTTCATATTTTGACAAACAATATCATCTTTCTTATTATAAGATTTTATTTAATGAGTAGAGTTGTTTTAAATTGTATTAACATAAATGGACCATTCATGTGCAGGAGTCTCATGTCCCCATCCTAAAAAGAGAGCCTATTTCATAAGGAGCGCTTTCCTTTGGAGAgccaaataattaataaaatactaCAAATGCTTTCCAGGATCCTCTAAGACGAGTGCCCAAATTGGAGAGGGAAACCAAGTTAAATTAAAGGAAAGTTGAAATTATCACCTTATTAAAGGTGGTTATCATTCATTGTAGGAGCATCAAGGAATCTCTTATCCAATTTCTGAATTTTCCATACGAGAATGCAAACCTTTGTTTGGAGGTGTGGTAGGACGCAAAGCCCGCTTTCATCATGCAATAGGAGAACGAAATCACTCTTCTTGCATTTTAACTTTATTGGCAATCAATTCAGTTTGGGCATATGTAAGAAAGCCGCAATTCTGAAAGTGTGTTGTTATCTTGTTTCCATTTTATGAAAGATTAGTAATATTTGATATTTTCcaataaaaaaaaagaagtaatATTTGATATTGATTGGGTAACAGAGATTTGGTACTAAGTTTTGTATTGAAATGCTTGATCCATATGATTGTTAACCCTAGTATTTTCCAGATTGAGCAGTATTGCAAATTCCTGATGATAACGCTGAGATTTAATGATCAGAGTTGTATACAGTTTGATGGATGTATATTGTTGAGGAGTTTGCAATATAATAACATAGTTTTCTCTGAAGGAAATAACCCCCGAGTTGTATACAGTTTGATGGATGTGCTGAGTTGTGTTTACTTGTGTCCATTTTGGCAATATTGTGTTGAGGAGTTTGGAATATGGTAACATAGTTTATAGTTTTCTCTCAAGGAAATAACCCCCGAGTTGTATACAGTTTGATGTATGTGCTGAGTTGTGTTTACTTGTGTCCATTTTGGCAAATATTGTGTTGAGGGGTTTGGAATATGGTAACATAGTTTCCTCTGAAGGAAATAAGCCCTAGCACATCATATAGTATGGAATTCTGTTTATGAAACTGTCTTAGTGCGCCTCACTAACAGTTGTTTGGAAATAAGTGCAGTTTGATATGCTCTCACTGGTAGAGACCCTAGTCAATTCAAACAACCCTAGCTCATCACAATGAGAGATGGGTTTGTATGATTCGCATGTAAAACTATGCTGTTGAATCCTAATGAAACAACATAACCTTATCTGTTATAGTCTCAAATGGAAATCCTATTTATAGTCTCAAATAGAAACAACATAACCTTTAATCTTTTAATAACTTTTCAACAGGCTTCTCATTAATCAATTGTGTGTATTTTCGTCTCATTGACAGATGCATTAGAGGTATAAAAATTCTGGTAATTGTCATTCCATTTTTCATTCTAAAATAAAATAGGTGGAAAGCATTGGTCAATAGCTCTGATAGCTCCTCATTCATTTTCTCTGTCCTGAACCCTGTTAGTATCAACGTCTTCTACAGAAGAAAAATCATTGGCATCTAAATTACCTCTTTTTGCCATTTCTTCCCAAAAATTTTACACTTAACATAAACATGATTTAATTCATTTTGAGTGACTTCCATAAAAAGTGCCCAAGAAAATGAAGTCTATTCCAATGCTgtt contains the following coding sequences:
- the LOC131073202 gene encoding pentatricopeptide repeat-containing protein At3g54980, mitochondrial; translated protein: MEVKTKGINPLFKEVISTHSKKQYSTSSRHITHKFNVVHFTQSIYVLCKSGNTIKVWDLFRLALTKRLHPDAISLTPLLWGFGNDGDLCIIICSPAELKEMEVHPNVIIYNTLTKALCKCDKIEEGHGLLHKMMYAHCFGGIVTYNLIDGICKFGMINEAFVLIAEVIQDDLSTSTVTYSTLIDGLCKLGKEGAIQRLVAKFYTYTSLIDGFFKTGKTDKVYNLFVQMMEFGPLPDEVTFTAVIDGLCKDGRMDKAWDCFHDMLKNGVHAVEKGSKVV